DNA from Strigops habroptila isolate Jane chromosome 2, bStrHab1.2.pri, whole genome shotgun sequence:
AAAGCGGATTGTTTGTAAATGGTGTTCATGATCATTAGCATACATTTACATAATGCAGATTATAGTGCGACGTTTTACAGCCTTCCCACCCACCCCGCTAAAGCCGGGTCCCGAGCTCGATTTATAGAGGAACCTTTACGAAATCTATTCGAGGGTTTCCAGGCTTTCACCCCGCCTCTCCAGCCTCCCCCGGTGTCCCTTGGCCGGTTTGCCGGTGAGCGGGGCACGGTGGGAGGGCTCCGCAGCCGGCTCCGCCGCGGGAGCGGGGCACCGGGCCGACCCCCGACGGGCGCTTgggggggctgggaggggaggTACCCCTCgcctccttcccctgcagccccccagcgCTGCGGCAGCCTGGGCCTGAGCTGGGCTAGGTGAGATAATGGGTTGTAAATTCTTCACGGCCCTTTTGGAGCTGGCATTGTCCGAAATCCACCCGGCTCGGGCAGGCGGCTTCAGGAGGCAGGCGGCGTTTGCAGCGAGTCCTAAAAATGGGCGATTTTCCACGTGAGCCTCGGCCAagccctccctccccacaggTCAGCTGCCTATTACCCAGCTataaaaaattttctttgttttatagcCCctcataaaaagaaattgatCGGGGGGATATATTTGAATTAAGACATATTAAATCGATGACAGATACATATCACGCTGCGTTTAACAAGAGCGGGACGTGGAGGCGTGCGCAAGGGACCGCGGGGCCGCGACACTGTTCTTCACCTCCAGAGCATTTCCCATCAAACCATCGCATCTCGGGACCTCGGTGCCCAGAATTTGGGGAGGGCCCTGGTTAGATGCACGCATAGAAAATAGACGTATAGAAATACCCGTATAGACCTACGGCTAGTTTGGGAGGGGAAGTTTTTACTGTGTAATAAAAGCATGGAGCAGCCCCTTCTAAAACCTGGGGATTATTTATTCTCTATCCTCGCCTTGCAGCATCGCTGAAACCCCCATCGCGGCACCGGTTCGGCTCCGGGGTGGGGGGCACTGGCGGGTCTTGGTCCCCCTTTCTAAGGGTGATGTCTGGGCAGCCTCCTGCGCTACAGCCCCTGCCCCCAACCCTCTTCCTCTTTTGGCAGCTGTGGGCGAAATCCTGCGAGTTTACCAACCCGTGAGTGGCGGCGGGagtgaggagggaaggggggggggctGGAGCCTGGCCCAGGAAATGCCGGACCGACGCGGGGCTTCCTTTGAACGGGGCTTCGCGaagggcggcggcggggaggagCAGATGTAGTTTGGGCGAGGGGGCGATCGCTGGCTGGGGAGGACCGGGACGAGGGTGTGTGTTTGGGGATGGGGGTGTCCGCTGGCCCCGTTTCCTCTCCTGGCGTGGCGGAGGAGCGTCCTCCGCTGTCCCGCAGAACTCCTTGGACTTCTCTTCCAAGGAGGGCGGGAGAGCCAGGCATTCCCGGTGGGACCGGTAGCCTCAGGAAAGAGGATGACATATCAGTAAGGGCCACCTCTCCTCCCGCAGCTACAGAGAGAAGTCGCGGCAATGCTTTTCCACCCCTTTTGGCTGGGCAGGGAAACCCCCGGCCCCGCCTTTTCGGCACCCCCAAACGGCAACATCCTCCTTTGTGCAGAAGGGGCCGGTTTGGCGCTGCACCTTCTAGGACCAACACACCCCTCACCCCAGGGGTGCTGCTATCGCTCCTCCGGCCCGGCCCATCCCCCCACCTCTGCTCCCCTTTAGGAGAACCCcacttttcctgccttttcgCTGAGGACAGAAGCTCCTGGCAGACACCCCGGGCAGGAGACTCCCCATTTCCCAACCCGTCGCCCCTCAAGGCATCCCACAGCCTTGGGGGGCGTTGATGCTCCAGTGCACTTTTATCCCTGGGTTGCCCTTGCTGAATTCGGGCTGAGATGGAGGCAGCAGCCGGGGGTACGGCTGGCGGCCCCCTGACGGGGCGCCCCGGGAGGAGGAAGCCCCAGGGGGGCAGCGAGCGCGGGCTCCCAAACTTTCTCCCCAACACGTgctgctcccccccccctccactTCTGCTTACTcgtttattttttaaaggaaaggaatCCCAACCCTCCCCCGCCGCTTTCGCCTTCTTTTTAGGAAAACTTTGGCTGACTTCCTCTGGTGTTGCCTTCAATCGCCCGCCTTGGGCATAAGCACACACAGTCTCGCGTGGGTGCGGGGTGCTGGGCGTGCTTTCCCGCTTCGCCGATGAACGAATGAATGATGATGGCCTtccaaaactgagaaaaaagaGATGGGAACCGAGGGCAgagcctggcagcagccccGAGGCGAGCAGAGAAAATCCCGCGGACACTCAAACGTCAACACGGCGGCTCAGAGCGCCCCGTCCAGCGCCgggggagcagcagctgctgcccgCTGCTGCCCGTGCTGCCGCTGCCGGCGGAGCGGCGTgtgtggggttgggggggtttGCGCCCCGTCGGGCCCCGCGCGAAGTTTTGCAAGTGCAACTTCGAGGCGGGGGGGACACGGACACGACGGGACCGTGGGGGGGCGGTGGAGGCGGATCCCCGCTGCGCCGGCGGCCTGAAAGGGAGCCAATGGCGCGGCCCCATTCGCTGCCAATCATCGCGATCTGTCCAATCCCTCCGGTGCCGTGTCCGAGCCGTCGCTCCCAGCGCGCCGCCGGAGTGTGGTGAGGGCTCTGCCAATCGCGGGCGGGCAGAGCGGGGCCGGGATGCGCGGAGTTAGGAGCGCAGACAAAAGAAGTTAAAGAGCCGCTTAATATATACATGTTTTTGAAGGCGggtagagggaaaaaaataacaacagccAGCGTAGATGGGCTTGGCTGTGTCGTTATGGAGCCCCCTTTGAGCAAGAGGAACCCGACCCTGAGATTAGCGGATTTGGCAGCGGCTCAGCCCCATCCTCACCAGAACATGACAGGCTTCCCGGGGCTGGGGAACCACCACGTCCACCCCCATCACGCGGCCCACCTCCACCCCGGGGACGCGGGCGGCGACCCCGGCGGTGCCCTCACGCCGCTCGGACCCGAGCACATGGCGCAGCCCGCCGCCCTCAAGCTCACGCCCGAAGCGCtcaccgccgccgccgccgccttcgccgcgcccgccgccaccaccgccgccgccgccgccaccgccgccgccgccaccaccgccgccgccgcttacgcaccgcccgccgccgccctcccGGGCTACCcggcggggggggcggcgggccGGGACTTCCTCCTGCGGCGGGAGCtgcccgctgccgccgccgccgcggtgCACGGGGCGCTGGGCGAGCAGCACCCTCCCGCCGgttccccccacctcccccacGGCGTCTTCATCTCGGCCGCCGGCACCTACGGCGCGGCCGACGGGGCGCACGCCGCtttcccgccgccgcccggcgAGCAGGGCGCGCCCGCCGGCCGCCACCCTCCGCTCAACGGGCAGATGcggctggggctggcagccgCCGCCGGGGAGCTCTACGGGCGCGCCGAGGCGCACTacggggccgccgccgcctcctcctcgGCGCTGCAAGGCTACGGCTCCGTCAACCTCAACctggcggcagcggcggcggccgggcaCGGGCACCCTCACCACCCCCAtccacaccaccaccatcatcatcatcaccaccaccaccatgccCACGtcggagcggcggcggcggcggcagcggccggGGCCTTCCTGCGGTACATGCGGCAGCCCATCAAGCAAGAGCTGATCTGCAAGTGGATCGACCGGGAGCCGCCTCCTCCgcctcctcctccgccgccACCGGGCGGTAGGAAGCCTTGCTCCAAAACTTTCAGCACGATGCAGGAGCTGGTGAGCCATGTCACCGTGGAGCACGTCGGCGGGCCCGAGCAGAGCAGCCACGTGTGCTACTGGGAGGAGTGTCCCCGGGAAGGCAAACCCTTCAAAGCGAAATACAAACTCATCAACCACATCCGAGTGCACACGGGAGAGAaacccttcccctgccccttcCCCGGCTGCGGGAAGGTCTTCGCCCGGTCCGAAAACCTCAAGATCCACAAGAGGACTCATACAGGTGGGTGcatcccccccctccccgtcGTCCCTATaagggttttcttcctttctctatttttttcccctttcctcctcttttcttcctctcctacGCACCGCCGGACATGTGACTTTTTCATGAATAAGTAATTCGGCAGCACACGGGCCACGCACACGCACCCGGcccctctgccctgcacacacacgtgtgtgtccctgtccccccttCCATCACGATCCCCCCCCCGCACTTTGGGCAGCTCCCTCCGCCCCCCACCTCCCCACATCCCGGCACCACCGGATAAATAAATACACCGAGTAAGAAATAACGCGGAGCCGGGGGAAGATGAGCAGCAGCCCTTGCGGAAGAGCGAGGGGGGAGGATGGTCGCCCGCCCTACCCTGTCCGGGGCACTCCGGGGAGGGGGTCGCGACCTCCCCCCCGCTTCCCGAAAGACTACGGTTCTGCTTTTCGTGCCGGTTCTGCCGGTGGGGATGGAGCCGGTCGGGATAACGGTTGGCCCGGTGGAGATGGGGCCGGGGGCTCTTGGGGGCGCAGTTCCCCTGCGctgcgggcagcggcggcggcgctcGGGGCTACCGGTGCTGCCGGGGCTGCCGGGCTACCTCCGCTACCGGCGCTGCCCTACGACCAAcgctgctggggctgcccctgctACGGGAACTACCGATGCTGCCGGGATTACCGCCGCTCGTTGCTACGGGGACAGCCGATGCTACGGGGGCTGCCCGCGCCACCGGGGCTACCGGTACTGATTCCGCTCCCGAGGCTGCCGGTGGTGCCCGGGCTCTCCCGCCCGTGGAGACGGGGGgaacttttccttctctttatgGATCTGAGGAGGAAACTTCAAAGCAGTCCCGGTACCCGGCGGGGCTCCGAGAGCCGGGGAGGATGGAGCAGCACCTCTGGGGGatgggggggcgggggggcccGAAGCGGGGCTCCGGGGGGGGCTCGGCGTGTGTTTGAgcctttaattcttttatttcttcttccttttttagttCTTCTTTTCGTCcttcatttttccctctctcctccttcctcgCCACCCCCGAAATACGCGTTTCGGTGTGggtgtaaagaaaaaaacctccgCCGAAAATGAACGAAGCCGGGATTTATAGTGGTAGACAAATATTATTCCTCGGAGGACACTTAAGGAAGTGGAGTTGTCGTAATTGCTTTCTTGATTTATTGTGTGCTGCTCGGGAAGAGAAAAGCGGCGACCGTGCAACGTGTTATTCCGATGTAAAACCAAATGGCCCATGGCAGAAAGGATTATAGATTTTTATCTCCAGAATATGTCAGGCATGAGCCCATATACAGCTGTGGAGACCTGAGGATGcccatctccctgctcccaaagctggggcggggaggggggagatgGGGATGAGGATTTCTCCTGCGGGGGGGCTGATAtgtttttggggggtggttgttgttgttgtgttaATGGCACTGCGGAACGAGTTAAATGATGGAGGCCCGTGTTTTTGTCATCCTGCCTTCCCCATCTGTCttggtttggaaaacaaaacttcacTGCGGACCTTTCTGGGCTCCTCAACAGCTTCTCCATCCCAGCTCCAAGGGGGGTGGGTGTCCGGGGGATGCTTGGAGTGGGGGCAGAGAGGTTTAGCGGGAAAAGGACACTCTCCCCCCGTAACCTAAATGTGCATCTCTGAGCTGTGGTGGAGTATTGCCCCGAGGCCCTGCGTGGGACATGGCCTCTTGCAAAGGAGTTTGCAGCCGGGGGACACCCGCAGATCCCCGGGGGCTGTGCACCCCTCGAAGTGCTGGGGGAGAGAAGTCCCACTTTCCTGCGAGGGAAGACCCCGGGAAGGTGCCCATGCGTGAACCCACGGCGGGGGTACCATTTCCACGCAGAAGGGGCAGTTGCAGCAAAGCAGCCCTCGGGGTGGGGGGCGAGAGCCCACCTCGAATGACACGACCCATGGGAAGGCGAAGGGGACGTGACTCCTTCCTCACGTACAGCCTTCTGCCCGTCCCTATCGGattaattactgtaattttgCCGCCTCAGCTTTAATTTAGTCATGTGCAGCCTGGGAGCATAAGAGATTTACAAACTATTCGTTTATTATGGGCATTTttgggtggggagggggaaagggtAACGCTGTTATTGTATCGTTCGGGGATTTTGCGTGTTTCTGGTAATCCTGCAGGAAGAAGAGCATGTCAGTAATTTAGGAGGCCTTTGCtcacttgtttttttccctccttttcctcgAAAGCATCCCATCGTGCtctgcccccccagccccattttGGGAACAAAACCCTGTCCCCACTCCTGGTGTACGCTAATGGGAACGGGACACACACCCCCCTGCAAAATCGCTGCCCTCTCGCTGAGACGGTGCTCAGGATCACCAGGCTTCCCCCACGAAGACATCATTCCTCCCCCCCAGAAGTGACCCCAAAGCCTCTCGGTGCCCTCCCCCCCGCACTCCCCGCCACTGGCACCGCTGCTGCCGGGAGGAGTCGGGGGACGGCTCCTGGCCTCTCACCCCCTTTCTTGGGTTGAAACCACCTACAAATGGTTAAACTCTGACGTGGAGCCCTCGTCAGAGTGCCAGGGGCACTCCGAGATCTTCCCTGCTCCTGGATTTATGTGGAATTGGATCGTCGCGGTCCGGAGGCTGGCGAGGAGGAGCTGCCGGGGACTATGCACCCCTCGAGGGGCCCGGGAGAGAGGGGTACCCCGCGTCTCGCCTCACTACCCCGTCCCCTCGACGGGTGCGCAGCCCCCGGGTGGGTCCCCGCGCGTGATCCCACGGGAAAAGGCACTTCCTAAAGCCTCGACGGAGGAGGGGGAGGCAGTTTGGGCAGGCCGGAGCACCTCTCAGGGGAAGCTGAGCTGGGGGACGGGTGAGCCTGCTGTAATACGGGCAGAAACCGGTAGATTCGctttatttcttcaggaaaaataataattaatgaaCAAACGAAGTGACTCGAGATTTGTGTCGGTTGGAGTGGGAGCGTGCACGTGGAAAATCCAGTTAAATCCCACGAGATAAATTTTATTACCAtctttttacaaatatatatattaaagatAAACTTGCTCTTTCAATTGGTCCCACTTCGCTGGTAGGTGAGCGGattttaattgcaaatgttGACTCTTAAATCAGCTGTGGAGGCACATGTTTCTATAGTAACAGCCAAGAAATAGctacttttaaaacatgaaaatcgTTTTATTTTCCCGTTATTATCTTGCTAAACGCGacatgattttaaaaacttaagGAGCAGTAAAAATCGCatggtgaaaaatgaaaaacatgcaCCGAAAGACCTGCAGGGTTGTTATTTCCGAGTGCTCGAGCAAAACAGACCTGAAAATAGCCATCGGCCTTTCCTAACCAGACAGCATTTTTTGACTCAAGAGTCGCAATAGTGGTGACAAGGGTTAACGGTGCAGCTCTGTTTGCACAGGGCTCATGGGTAACAtggcaggggaagaagaaaaagttgctATAAGAAACTCCACTTCGTGGGCAGCGCAGCACGTTTATTTCTAAACTCTGGTCTCTCAGCACTAGGCACTTACTCAGCCCTATTCTGTGGAATGGGATCTATGGGAAAGGATCCGCCCGGGGCACATCTATATGTACCAGAACATATACATGTCCCAGGGTATGGTATGTCAGGAGCCGGCTGTGTTTGTGTGAAAGGTACGCCACGCAAACCCGCCCCGGGCTGAATTTCACAACCCCTTGAACTCTTAGGCAATGTGTAAAGCTCTTAAAATAGATCGGCCAGAGATTTTCTGTAGACCCACATTAGCCTGAAGTAACCAGCTGCGGTGACAGCAGCTCGCTGCTGCCATCACCGGTGTCCGGGCtggtgtgtcccccccccagcctgccGGTCCCCAGTACGGGCTGCTGGGTGCTCCATCTTTATACCGGGATGCTTGCTCCCTCTTTATACTGGGATATTCCCTCCTTATACCGGGATGCTTAAACAGGTGTTACTtgtatttccccccccccccgccccgacTAATTATTCCCACAGCATAGTGCCCCACTGGGAAAGGATTACGCAGGAGATGTGCCAGGAGAGCCGGGCTGCCGGCAAGCGCCAGCCCTCGGAGGCAAAGGCattgaggggttttgtttgggctCGGTCATTAGAGCCGTAATGAAGGTTCCTCGTGTGCGCGGGGCAAACaaggcccggccccgccgccgccgccagcccgGGGCTCCCGGTTTGGGGACCGCCAGCCGCGTTGCACGGTTTGCGAAACACGGGGGAAAAGTCGGAAACCTCGGGCTTGtcaggggaggggagaggaaaaagggaaaaggagggaagaacGAGGGGAGGCTttgccctgctgctctccccgGAGGGGCTGCCGGTGTCGCGGGCAGGCTGCGGACAGGGCCGTGCCCCGCCCGCCGGTAATGGTGCCGTTGCTATGTCCCGGCAGGGGAGAAGCCCTTCAAGTGCGAGTTCGACGGTTGCGAGAGGAAGTTCGCCAACAGCAGCGACCGCAAGAAGCACTCCCACGTCCACACCTCCGACAAGCCCTACTACTGCAAGATCCGCGGCTGCGACAAGTCCTACAcccaccccagctccctgcGGAAGCACATGAAGATCCACTGCAAGTCCCCGCCGCCCTCTCCGCCGCCGGGCTCCCAGGGCTacgcggcggcagcggcgggccCCCCCGACGGGCCGCTGCCCCCCGAGGCCACCATGGCCGCCGAGCCGCCccgcggccgcgccgccgccctcTCCCCGCCGGTCACCGACCTCAGCGAGTGGTACGTCTGTCAGGCCGGGGGAGCTCCCCGACGGCCCCGCACCCCCTCCAGCCGCGACACCTCCCCGGCTTCCGAGGGGGATGAGCCCCTTAGGACCTCGGGGGGCAGAACCGCTCCCTAGGGCCGGGCTGAGCCGTGCCGTGCCGCCGATGGCCCCGGCCCTGCCGCGCTGGCCCAAGCTGCCCgtgcgcgggggggggggctggcGTGGAAGTGCCATCAGGTTTGACTCGCGCTATTTATTCCGTGTACGAAACCCTATGGTGTTTGTACGGTAACTAATTTAATTAAAGAGACTCggagtttttaattttttcttttttctgtcgGTAAGAAGCAGCGTTAATAACGCCACGCTGGGCCATCCCAGCGACCCGAGGTGCACGCTTCGCAGGGGGACAGTGCCAAAGGAGATGCCTGGCTCCCACCCTGCCCATGCGGGACTGCTCTTGACCATtgagcagggacaggcagggccCTGCCATTCCCTGCAGCGGCTCTTAAAACGCTGGAGCTGCCCCCGTCAGTGCCTCCTCTCCAGCCTGGGTGAAGCGTCAGGTTTACAACGGCCTCCTGACTGTAAAGCAGCACCTGCCGAAGCTCCGGCCAGTCGAGGACGGGTTACACATCCcttcaaataaaatgaaattaatccATTTTCCCGCCCCTCTTGCAGCTCAGCCCCTTTGTAATTGTTGGTTTCTCCCCCGAGTCGTGGGGTCCCACCTGGACTCGGCATTTTCTCTCCagccttctttctttctctcttagCCATAACCGTGTGAAAACGATTTAGGGAAGGGAAGACAAAAGATGCAGCAGTCCCTTACCGCTCCTCCACGGTTTGTACACGTAGGGCTCCTAAAACGGAGCCAGAGAATGAAAGAAACCCGCTGCTATTTGACAACTGCGATATTGTGAtacattttggggttttcctAAAAAAACACGCAAAAACTGACAGCGAATTCCCCTTTTCTTGGGGTTGGTATTCTTATTACTCtggttattattattatgttaaAGTTCGACTTGCAGATGAAGACTTTGCCTCTTGCTCCTTCCAGCCCCCTGTGCAGCCAGTTTGGGGTTAGGAGGGGGAGCCCCGCGCCTCCCAGGCTCGGCGAGGGGAGGGAGGCGCACGGATGGGGGATGATTTTTtagttattattttatatataactatatattttAGGTTTATttcctctctccagcctgttCACTATCTCCCTGCGGTGGCCGGGTGGAATCGCCTGGGTGGAGGGGACCGGAGCTGCGGGGAAGAAacgggggggggaagagggttgggggggggtcagggtgtACCCCACCCCCCCAAGCCTTCCCCCCAGGGCCCATCCCAGCGCCCGAGGGCTGTGGGGCGAGAGTGGGGGGAGGATGGGGACACCTCGACCCATCGCCCGTCCATCAGGAGAGGGGGGCAAATAACGTAAAGAGCACTAATTCCTCCTCAGAGACCCCGAGAGGAGCAGCGGCAgcctcccccccttccccccgGGCTTGTGGAAATGTGGTTTGTGTGCCGTGAATGGTGGATGTCGTCTTGTCATTGTTAATAACGTGTACGTGAACGCGATTATTTTGTACAGTcgaattaatttattttctgacatcattccttttattttctcccccccctcccctttttttttcctggaagagtACAGAGCACACCAAAGAATTCTCTCCTTAATTTTGTCGATAGGTTGTTGTTGATGATGCTGTGGtttgtataaaaaaagaaaaaaaaaaaagaaaaaaatcattatattttTCACCTTACTTGAATGAACGATGTAATGTGAAACAGACTCTTCCTGCATGTCCTCCGTGCGGTGTGTTGGTGctggtatatatatatagctcATAGAGATATTATATTATTAGTACAGTGCATGGTGCTGTCACTCTGGAAGCTTTTAAACGTTGTCTTCATATTGTTGTGTTGGATCGAAACACAGGCgttactttgaaaacaaacaggaaacttgaatagaaaatattattttcaagtTCGTTCGATTTGCTTTTTATtcggggtttggtttttttttggttttttttttttttttttttttttgggtggggggtTTTCTCCAAGCTCATttgaataaatagaaaaataataaagtaagGTATGGACtttcaaaagaataatttatgtaATGTAATCTTACTAGAGATATTTTGGTGCTGATTTATAAACGAACTTTttaatttatgcattttttgttttttcaacaacAGATTGCACTATACATACTACATGGCAGGGTTTACAAACTATGGCTCGAGGGGATATACCACTATTTTTATGTACTTGCTACACGTAGGGTCACACACTTGCCCATCCATTTTATGACATGAtacctctgaaataaaataatacgaatttattttttttcatctctgtaaACCCcatcagaagttaaaaaaaaaaaaaaatcatgcaaatgaataaaaaaatat
Protein-coding regions in this window:
- the ZIC5 gene encoding LOW QUALITY PROTEIN: zinc finger protein ZIC 5 (The sequence of the model RefSeq protein was modified relative to this genomic sequence to represent the inferred CDS: inserted 2 bases in 1 codon; deleted 2 bases in 1 codon), with amino-acid sequence MFLKAGRGKKITTASVDGLGCVVMEPPLSKRNPTLRLADLAAAQPHPHQNMTGFPGLGNHHVHPHHAAHLHPGDAGGDPGGALTPLGPEHMAQPAALKLTPEALTAAAAAFAXRPPPPPPPPPPPPPPPPPPPPYAPPAAALPGYPAGGAAGRDFLLRRELPAAAAAAVHGALGEQHPPAGSPHLPHGVFISAAGTYGAADGAHAAFPPPPGEQGAPAGRHPPLNGQMRLGLAAAAGELYGRAEAHYGAAAASSSALQGYGSVNLNLAAAAAAGHGHPHHPHPHHHHHHHHHHHHAHVGAAAAAAAAGAFLRYMRQPIKQELICKWIDREPPPPPPPPPPPGGRKPCSKTFSTMQELVSHVTVEHVGGPEQSSHVCYWEECPREGKPFKAKYKLINHIRVHTGEKPFPCPFPGCGKVFARSENLKIHKRTHTGEKPFKCEFDGCERKFANSSDRKKHSHVHTSDKPYYCKIRGCDKSYTHPSSLRKHMKIHCKSPPPSPPPGSQGYAAAAAGPPDGPLPPEATMAAEPPRGRAAALSPPVTDLSEWYVCQAGGAPRRPRTPSSRDTSPASEGDEPLRTSGGRTAP